One window of the Lodderomyces elongisporus chromosome 6, complete sequence genome contains the following:
- the PAN3 gene encoding PAB-dependent poly(A)-specific ribonuclease subunit 3 (BUSCO:EOG09261Q5L), whose amino-acid sequence MNINLDSAKDVLCKNILIYGYCKFQDKGCAFSHNKQLTTPQQQQQQKEEEEESIRQGGTAVGVPGSQRNKGAGAGAGTGAKAIQSNGMVNSQETQSKRRFDANSPLFQPAVNNAKGTAVTNLASKFSNLSPRIRDAPVFKPENESPISQESNSKSATSGLGSIYSSKKFNASTPSFTPTGFDFSVAAQVGNNPGSTAPANLQSQQQHQHQHQQQPQQPQQPQQPQQHQQQQQLGLQNLNQTQSGRNLNVLLQPQISQPFIPANAIPPSSAAGQLQSHMQVQQPQAQTQPPSHLTPSSIMSSAPMSAGFYTSASPIPQGGGMRNQPPSASMYPLQYHLYAPAPPPRLAVPTKEYETDSQQLFLPNELRESLHRKNEASLQTMQHSSLPDHVNSYHSLVPIDKSYDSSSKIWPGKSTVLFKCNSNFDGNLYALRKIEPCNEIVDETPFRNIRKWKSLHNNANIVALRDAFTTMAFSNTFSSPNSSAGNEVVGANGASLCFVYDYYPNSTTLLERHKKGIRVVPITEDLLWSYLTQLVNAVAAIHAKKLALRSTIDLSKIINTTEDRIKLSGCGISEVLSFSASNANASSGEEDEEREFARLRASDIVDLGKVLLELSALLLPMNLRASLTSTLLKNLANSTKLSQNFLDVLQVLTDPSLLQEPYSFDMDQFISQYISSHFMTLMNKLQNSHDWVESQLSTELENARLFRLMTKINFIISEMPTYDLNSQNRLKIIKVFQENLFNSVGPNGKKVVNMDRVLVNLNKLDCGIDEKTLLISDKECMIITFKEIKELIDTQFRLLRG is encoded by the coding sequence ATGAACATCAATCTTGATTCTGCGAAAGACGTTCTTTGTAAGAACATCTTGATATATGGGTATTGTAAGTTCCAGGACAAAGGTTGTGCATTTAGTCACAACAAGCAACTTACTActccacaacaacaacaacaacaaaaagaagaggaagaagagagtATACGGCAAGGGGGAACAGCAGTAGGGGTACCGGGCTctcaaagaaacaaaggagCAGGAGCAGGAGCAGGAACAGGAGCCAAAGCAATCCAATCTAATGGAATGGTAAACTCACAGGAAACACAATCAAAGAGGAGATTTGATGCAAACTCTCCATTATTTCAGCCAGCAGTCAATAATGCCAAAGGTACAGCCGTTACCAATTTAGCAAGTAAATTCTCGAATTTATCACCCAGGATTAGAGATGCTCCTGTATTTAAACCAGAAAATGAGAGTCCAATCTCTCAGGAGCTGAACTCGAAGCTGGCGACATCGGGCTTAGGAAGTATATACTCGTCCAAGAAATTTAATGCTAGCACTCCATCATTTACCCCAACTGGGTTTGATTTTTCAGTAGCAGCTCAGGTTGGTAATAACCCTGGTTCAACAGCGCCGGCAAATttacaactgcaacaacaacaccaacaccaacaccaacaacagccCCAACAGCCCCAGCAGCCCCAACAGCCCCAgcagcaccagcaacaacagcaactaGGTCTCCAAAATTTAAACCAAACACAACTGGGGAGAAATTTGAATGTTTTGTTGCAACCCCAAATATCACAGCCCTTTATACCCGCAAATGCGATACCGCCGTCATCAGCCGCAGGACAATTGCAACTGCATATGCAAgtacaacaacctcaagcACAGACTCAACCACCTTCTCATTTGACACCGTCAAGTATCATGAGTTCAGCTCCGATGTCTGCAGGCTTCTATACCTCTGCTCTGCCTATTCCACAAGGCGGGGGTATGCGAAACCAGCCACCCTCGGCCTCGATGTACCCATTGCAATACCACTTGTATGCACCTGCACCTCCACCTCGACTAGCAGTACCTACAAAAGAATACGAAACTGATTCTCAGCAACTTTTTCTCCCTAATGAATTACGAGAGAGCTTGCACCGCAAAAACGAAGCAAGCCTTCAAACAATGCAACATCTGAGCTTACCAGATCACGTGAATTCATACCATTCTTTGGTGCCAATTGACAAGTCATATGATTCCTCGAGCAAGATATGGCCAGGAAAAAGCACGGTGCTATTCAAATGCAATTCTAACTTTGATGGCAACCTATATGCATTGAGGAAAATTGAGCCATGTaatgaaattgttgatgaaaccCCATTCAGGAACATCCGTAAATGGAAATCGTTGCATAATAATGCAAATATAGTGGCTTTGCGAGATGCTTTCACAACAATGGCATTTAGCAATACTTTTTCGAGCCCCAACTCAAGTGCTGGTAATGAAGTTGTGGGTGCCAATGGTGCATcactttgctttgtttatGATTACTACCCCAATCTGACAACCTTACTTGAGCGCCATAAAAAGGGAATACGTGTTGTTCCTATTACTGAGGATTTATTATGGTCCTATCTTACTCAGCTAGTAAATGCCGTTGCAGCCATACATGCTAAAAAGTTAGCATTGCGCTCAACTATAGATTTGAGTAAAATCATAAACACAACCGAGGATCGTATAAAACTCAGTGGGTGTGGTATAAGCGAGGTTTTAAGTTTCAGTGCGTCAAACGCAAATGCGTCTAGTGGAGAGGAGGATGAGGAGAGAGAGTTTGCAAGACTCAGGGCACTGGACATTGTTGATCTCGGAAAGGTACTTTTGGAGTTGAGTGCATTGCTTTTGCCTATGAATTTGCGAGCAAGCTTGACCAGTacacttttgaaaaacttggCCAATTCTACAAAACTAAGCCAAAACTTTCTAGATGTTTTACAAGTTTTGACTGATCCATCCTTGTTGCAGGAACCGTATAGCTTTGATATGGATCAGTTCATACTGCAATACATATCTAGCCACTTTATGACTTTGATGAATAAGTTGCAAAACTCTCATGACTGGGTTGAGCTGCAATTGTCAACCGAATTGGAGAATGCAAGGCTTTTTAGACTCATGACAAAGATCAATTTTATTATCAGCGAAATGCCCACCTATGATTTAAATAGCCAGAACCGGTTAAAAATTATCAAGGTTTTTCAGGAAAACTTGTTCAATTCGGTAGGACCAAACGGAAAGAAAGTGGTTAACATGGATAGAGTTTTGGTGAACTTGAACAAACTAGATTGTGGAATTGACGAAAAGACACTCTTGATTAGTGACAAAGAGTGCATGATTATAACATTCAAAGAGATTAAAGAGTTGATCGACACTCAATTTAGACTCTTGCGAGGTTGA
- the PPR1 gene encoding Fungal specific transcription factor, whose amino-acid sequence MTEPLQKKQKQKQKQQQNSSSPSILASTSGAGSSKIHRAISACKRCRSKKIKCEGFPQCDKCKAHNVECVGFDIATGRDVPRSYIVHLESRIKELEVELKKQNVTTTTTTTTTTTTTPTESGICYMSNGHSNFSGDGNGNVEIVSNTLKPIIAPTLNRTATASSTTAPATHGAGDSMSKKHGDENITFSKLISTAFKVQRRNEEKAAYTEDSGVSRSVSVEATAAAAPIQVDQEGQEEEAAVLPPKSTALHFCQIFFHQCNPQFPIFHREEFIRNIFIPIYGPVAKKQFNFASNNGAINEEFWRDEIESEGSLDYWFNEYKQQIQQLLSQSKDPNPNVKKISSTIKPPRRFYKPLYFLNLVFAIASSVHHLRYPPHISESFRLAAMRYYDDVKNNNLDQLNVLQGILLYAYYAIMRPTNPGIWYIMGDALRLCVDLDLQNELKTKSKQNFNIDQYTRDKRRRLFWCTYTIDRQICFYLDRPFGIPDESINTPLPTVLDDSELVPKDYSTAYGDRSQDRYGSNNNNNNNNTTTNTTNTNSTDTEVISYKTVSNAFITIRKIQSEVTKILYTGSEIPRKYKDLNEWKDDISYRLRVWYMNVPSHREMNCDFNPIFFRLNYHHTLLYIHGLGPRHFNLSLQDFEQVATSAKEIIDIYVQLLITKSVNYTWAGVHNLFMAGTSYLYTLYNSEEIRKLNPFSSVQYYTSNCLQVLSSLMDKCEAASYCCEIFRNLTMVIIKMKYQEDANNNTNATDINNGTGIADGTTGTITTNNHSNGPNDEMPVNREVLYKINNGNVHSNLFSLVTELDALNPLNSPEFTSGGQIVEGKNSFGAEKTQSFHPNSHSHIPTALDTLSTVAVSPFPNIDRLDWNKDDLEFFFKELDHTQTAHTSSEKSSPGNNREAKMTFELMHNMPNEKIWDEFFTMR is encoded by the coding sequence ATGACCGAGCCTTTGCAGAAAaaacagaagcagaagcagaagcagcagcagaatTCTTCCTCACCTTCAATATTGGCTTCAACCAGTGGAGCGGGCTCATCTAAGATCCATAGGGCAATTTCAGCATGTAAAAGGTGTCGATCCAAGAAGATCAAGTGTGAAGGGTTTCCCCAGTGCGATAAATGCAAGGCACATAATGTCGAATGTGTTGGCTTTGATATAGCTACAGGAAGAGACGTACCACGGAGCTATATTGTCCATTTGGAAAGTCGAATCAAAGAATTGGAGgttgaattgaaaaaacagaacgtaacaacaacaacaacaacaacaacaacaactactactactccCACTGAGAGTGGAATCTGTTATATGAGCAACGGTCATAGTAACTTTAGTGGTGATGGCAATGGAAATGTTGAAATAGTGAGCAACACTCTAAAACCAATCATTGCACCAACCTTAAATAGAACAGCAACTGCATCGtcaacaacagcaccagcaacacacgGTGCAGGCGATAGCATGTCTAAAAAGCACGGCGATGAGAATATAACGTTTCTGAAGTTGATTTCAACTGCTTTTAAGGTACAACGACGCAACGAGGAAAAAGCAGCATATACAGAAGACTCGGGCGTCAGTAGGAGCGTATCAGTTGAAGccacagcagcagcagcaccaaTTCAAGTAGATCAAGAAGGACAAGAGGAGGAGGCGGCCGTATTACCTCCCAAAAGCACTGCTTTGCATTTTTGTCAAATATTCTTTCATCAATGCAATCCACAATTTCCCATATTCCACAGGGAAGAGTTTATAagaaatatatttataccCATATACGGACCAGTGGCTAAGAAACAATTCAATTTTGCCAGTAATAATGGTGCCATCAATGAGGAATTTTGGAgagatgaaattgaaagtgAGGGATCACTTGATTATTGGTTTAATGAGTACAAGCAACAAATTCAGCAATTGCTCTCACAGAGCAAAGATCCAAACCCTAATGTCAAGAAAATTTCAAGTACAATTAAACCACCAAGGCGGTTCTACAAGCCGTTGTACTTTTTAAATTTGGTGTTTGCCATTGCATCTTCTGTACACCATTTAAGGTATCCACCACATATCTCTGAGTCTTTCAGATTGGCAGCAATGCGGTACTATGACGATgtaaagaataataatctAGATCAACTAAATGTCTTGCAAGGAATCCTTCTTTACGCGTACTATGCAATAATGCGACCAACCAACCCTGGGATTTGGTATATCATGGGCGATGCATTACGTCTCTGTGTTGATTTGGACCTTCAGAACGAGCTTAAGACCAAGTCGAAGCAAAATTTCAATATCGATCAATATACTCGTGACAAACGCAGACGACTATTCTGGTGTACATATACCATTGATCGTCAGATTTGTTTTTACTTGGATAGACCGTTTGGTATACCTGATGAGAGCATCAACACTCCACTTCCCACAGTCTTGGATGATCTGGAGCTAGTACCCAAAGACTACTCTACTGCTTATGGTGACAGATCTCAAGATCGTTATGGTTcgaacaacaataacaacaacaacaacaccaccaccaacaccaccaacactaATAGTACCGACACTGAGGTGATTAGTTACAAGACAGTTTCAAATGCATTCATCACCATCAGAAAAATTCAAAGTGAAGTGACTAAGATATTGTACACGGGCAGTGAGATCCCTCGAAAGTACAAAGATTTGAACGAATGGAAGGACGACATTCTGTACAGATTGAGAGTGTGGTATATGAATGTGCCCTCTCATCGAGAGATGAATTGTGATTTCAacccaatttttttcagaTTGAACTATCACCACACCTTGCTTTATATTCATGGTTTGGGTCCAAGACATTTCAATTTGTCACTACAGGATTTCGAACAAGTTGCAACCTCGGCAAAAGAGATTATTGACATATACGTCCAATTGCTCATTACAAAAAGTGTAAACTATACTTGGGCCGGTGTCCATAATTTGTTTATGGCGGGAACTTCTTACCTTTACACTTTATACAATAGCGAAGAAATCAGAAAGCTAAACCCATTCAGTTCAGTGCAGTATTATACTTCTAACTGCTTACAGGTCTTGCTGTCGCTCATGGACAAATGCGAGGCTGCAAGCTACTGTTGCGAAATTTTCCGTAATTTGACTATGGTTATCATCAAGATGAAGTATCAAGAGGATGCTAATAATAACACTAACGCTACTGATATCAATAATGGTACTGGTATTGCCGATGGTACTACTGGTACTATTACAACCAATAACCACTCTAATGGCCCAAATGATGAAATGCCAGTAAATCGTGAGGTTCTCTATAAGATCAATAATGGCAATGTTCATTCCAACTTGTTTTCGCTAGTCACAGAGCTTGATGCGCTTAACCCACTAAACTCACCTGAATTTACCTCCGGAGGTCAAATCGTTGAAGGTAAAAACTCTTTTGGAGCGGAGAAAACGCAATCGTTTCACCCAAACTCTCATTCTCATATACCAACTGCGTTGGATACCCTTTCAACAGTCGCAGTATCGCCGTTCCCAAATATCGATAGACTAGATTGGAATAAGGATGATTTGgaattcttcttcaaagaGCTTGACCATACTCAAACAGCACATACGAGTCTGGAAAAATCTAGTCCTGGTAATAACCGGGAAGCCAAGATGACATTTGAGTTGATGCACAATATGCCGAACGAGAAGATCTGGGATGAATTCTTTACAATGAGgtaa